In Alkalihalobacterium alkalinitrilicum, a genomic segment contains:
- a CDS encoding TRAP transporter permease — protein MTNQKEESSYKPDTTINQKMNELAGSDRVVRGWMALLILAVTIAMSLYHFYTAGFGLMPGVGTRSHMIIHLTFGLSLVYLIFPIKRGLGQKSIVWYDLLLAIIVVLIGYYLYTNQTSPSVLAGRMTIMDKVVGIGLLVLVLEATRRVVGKPLVIIASLFIAYFFLGGYLNPPFRHTRANFDNFIYEMTYTGSGIFSTPLSVSATYVFVFILFGAILEATGAGKMFIDLALRAFGKYKGGPAKAAVVSSGMLGSISGSSVANAVTTGTFTIPLMKRVGFKPQVAGGIEVAASSSGQLLPPIMGAAAFLMIEYTPYSYAEIITSAAIPAILSYLAILFMVHLEASKNNIKGLPKESLVSARKTLIQHGYLILPVIVLIYFLVKGNTVPNAAFFSIMILLTLAVFTHRIREKMGTGILIAAIIGGMAYGMHFVLDWRIEIAVMISIGIFVALFVVLLQTKYKIDAAPVRFGLRELAAGFEMAARNSLTVVVACATAGILIGVINLTGLSAKIPIIIVNFAGDNLYLALAFTLVACLILGLGLPTTATYVILAAMVAPALVQMGVPILAAHLFVLYYGILADDTPPINLPAYAVSGIANSEPIRTGIQGFKFDSGALLLPFVFATNTIILLLPENAGLYSWPVIAQNIFTALVGIIAFVMFIQNYLFTKLRIYERLLALAAALVLIHGSLITDLIGITLVVLLMSMQYTKKKKNENIVQNV, from the coding sequence ATGACAAACCAAAAGGAAGAGAGTAGCTACAAGCCTGATACTACGATAAATCAAAAAATGAATGAACTCGCAGGAAGTGATCGTGTCGTGCGTGGGTGGATGGCATTATTAATTTTAGCGGTCACTATTGCGATGTCATTATATCATTTTTATACGGCAGGTTTTGGCTTAATGCCAGGTGTTGGAACAAGGTCACATATGATCATTCATTTAACGTTTGGGCTATCACTCGTTTATTTAATTTTTCCAATCAAAAGAGGGCTAGGACAAAAGTCGATCGTTTGGTATGATCTTTTACTCGCGATCATTGTTGTTCTTATTGGGTATTACTTATACACAAATCAAACATCGCCATCGGTTTTAGCTGGGCGAATGACGATAATGGATAAAGTAGTGGGCATCGGATTACTTGTACTTGTGTTAGAAGCGACGAGGCGCGTGGTAGGGAAACCTTTAGTGATCATTGCTTCTTTGTTTATCGCGTATTTCTTCTTAGGGGGCTATTTAAATCCTCCCTTTAGACATACACGAGCAAACTTTGATAACTTTATTTACGAGATGACCTATACAGGTTCGGGCATTTTTAGCACACCACTGTCTGTATCTGCTACTTATGTTTTTGTGTTTATTTTATTCGGCGCGATTTTGGAGGCTACTGGTGCTGGGAAAATGTTTATCGATTTAGCACTAAGAGCGTTTGGTAAATATAAAGGGGGTCCTGCAAAAGCTGCAGTTGTTTCCTCAGGGATGCTAGGGTCTATCTCTGGTAGTTCAGTAGCGAACGCCGTAACGACAGGGACGTTTACTATACCACTAATGAAAAGAGTAGGATTTAAGCCGCAAGTGGCAGGGGGAATAGAGGTCGCAGCTTCATCTAGCGGTCAATTGTTACCGCCGATTATGGGGGCAGCAGCATTTTTAATGATCGAATATACACCGTATTCATATGCGGAAATTATTACGTCAGCAGCTATTCCAGCCATTTTAAGTTACTTGGCGATCTTATTTATGGTTCATCTTGAAGCTTCGAAAAATAATATTAAAGGTTTGCCTAAAGAATCTCTCGTTTCCGCGCGGAAAACATTAATACAACATGGTTATTTAATATTACCTGTTATTGTTCTAATCTACTTTTTAGTAAAGGGGAATACGGTTCCAAACGCAGCCTTTTTTTCGATCATGATACTCCTTACTTTAGCTGTGTTTACGCATCGCATTCGCGAGAAAATGGGAACAGGGATCTTAATCGCTGCGATTATTGGGGGAATGGCTTATGGAATGCATTTTGTACTGGACTGGAGAATTGAAATCGCGGTTATGATTTCAATTGGAATTTTTGTGGCTTTATTCGTTGTCTTACTACAAACCAAGTATAAAATTGATGCGGCACCTGTTCGTTTTGGATTACGAGAATTAGCAGCTGGTTTTGAGATGGCAGCAAGAAACTCATTGACGGTTGTTGTTGCCTGTGCGACAGCAGGTATTTTAATCGGGGTCATTAACTTAACAGGGCTTTCAGCGAAGATACCGATTATTATCGTTAATTTTGCAGGTGACAATCTTTATCTTGCACTAGCTTTTACTTTAGTGGCTTGTTTAATTTTAGGGTTAGGGTTACCAACGACTGCGACGTATGTCATCTTGGCGGCCATGGTAGCACCAGCACTTGTGCAGATGGGTGTTCCTATTTTGGCGGCGCATTTATTCGTACTTTACTATGGAATTTTAGCTGACGACACACCACCGATTAATTTACCAGCTTATGCTGTATCGGGAATTGCCAATTCTGAACCGATCCGAACAGGTATCCAAGGGTTTAAGTTTGACTCAGGAGCATTGCTGTTACCGTTTGTATTTGCAACGAATACGATTATTTTATTACTTCCAGAAAACGCCGGGCTATATAGTTGGCCTGTTATTGCACAAAATATCTTTACAGCGTTAGTTGGGATTATTGCTTTTGTTATGTTTATTCAAAACTATTTATTTACGAAGCTGCGAATATACGAACGGCTTCTTGCATTAGCGGCTGCGCTCGTACTTATTCACGGTTCTCTTATAACAGATTTGATCGGTATTACCCTGGTTGTTCTACTCATGTCTATGCAATATACGAAAAAGAAGAAAAATGAAAATATCGTCCAAAATGTTTAA
- a CDS encoding NADPH-dependent oxidoreductase — MNKVIETLKNHRSIRKYMNEPVSEEYLSAIVEAVQAAPSWVNGQQVSIICVKDEQKKKKLSELVGNQKFVDEAPVFFVFCADFYRSSLAAEKEGLALAIEEDVDFLLVGATDVGLALGNAITAAESLGLGCVPIGGIRRNSLEVINLLELPKYVIPISGLCIGYAAEDPVKKLRFPKEAVLHTETYNSNLKEILDTYDEQMEQHTSKHSNGQTKTNWSTRIGTLYSKPYYQNVAEMLKQQGYNCKNMN; from the coding sequence ATGAATAAAGTCATTGAAACATTAAAGAACCATCGGTCCATTCGCAAATACATGAATGAACCTGTAAGTGAAGAATACTTATCAGCCATCGTTGAAGCAGTTCAAGCAGCCCCTTCTTGGGTGAATGGACAGCAAGTTTCGATTATTTGCGTAAAAGATGAGCAGAAAAAAAAGAAATTATCAGAACTCGTTGGTAATCAAAAGTTCGTTGATGAAGCTCCTGTTTTTTTCGTGTTTTGTGCTGATTTTTATCGTTCTTCTTTAGCCGCTGAAAAAGAAGGTTTAGCCCTAGCGATTGAAGAGGATGTCGATTTCCTTTTAGTTGGTGCTACAGATGTAGGTCTTGCACTAGGAAATGCGATTACTGCTGCTGAATCATTAGGATTAGGTTGTGTACCAATCGGTGGTATCCGTCGAAATTCACTTGAAGTCATTAACCTACTTGAACTTCCTAAATACGTTATTCCTATTTCAGGGTTGTGTATCGGTTATGCAGCTGAAGACCCTGTAAAAAAGCTACGTTTTCCTAAAGAAGCAGTACTTCATACCGAAACTTATAATTCAAATCTTAAAGAAATCCTTGATACGTATGATGAACAAATGGAACAACATACTTCAAAGCATTCGAATGGACAAACGAAAACGAATTGGTCAACTCGGATTGGTACCCTTTACAGCAAACCTTATTATCAAAATGTTGCCGAAATGCTAAAACAACAAGGATATAACTGTAAGAATATGAACTAA
- a CDS encoding DMT family transporter: MNRWAYISIAAGAALWGTIGLFVQELYRLGLTPLQVVALRVSCAVIFLVSYAFVINRQWLRIHIKDSPIFIGTGVISVVFFNWCFFIAIQETSISVAAILLYTAPAFVLLLSRILFKEPLTARKLVSLALTLSGCMLVVELLPNGLITMTTFGILAGIASGLFYGLYSIFGKFALKIYHPITVTTYTFIFATIFILPVSQIWTWAAYLSDLKIWLYAASLGLFPTVLAFIFYTKGLGQVEAGKASIVATLEPVVAAFIGMLFYAEVLQVWQYIGVILVIISVIAVQNISITKFNKKSKMDQSV, encoded by the coding sequence TTGAATCGTTGGGCTTATATATCCATTGCCGCAGGTGCTGCGCTTTGGGGAACGATTGGGTTGTTTGTACAAGAGCTTTATCGCCTTGGGTTAACTCCATTACAAGTCGTTGCTCTCCGTGTCAGCTGTGCAGTTATTTTTCTAGTAAGCTATGCATTCGTTATTAATCGACAGTGGCTTCGTATTCATATCAAAGATAGTCCCATTTTTATTGGAACTGGGGTTATAAGTGTGGTATTTTTCAATTGGTGTTTTTTTATTGCTATCCAAGAAACATCAATTTCAGTTGCCGCCATTTTACTTTATACGGCTCCTGCATTTGTCCTGCTGTTGTCACGAATTTTATTTAAAGAACCATTAACGGCAAGGAAGCTCGTTTCTCTTGCCTTGACATTGAGTGGTTGTATGCTTGTCGTCGAATTACTACCGAATGGCTTGATCACAATGACAACGTTTGGCATTCTTGCAGGAATCGCTTCTGGGTTATTTTACGGCTTGTATAGTATCTTTGGAAAGTTTGCTCTAAAAATATATCATCCAATAACCGTCACGACCTATACTTTTATATTTGCAACTATATTTATTCTACCTGTAAGTCAAATTTGGACATGGGCGGCCTATCTATCCGATTTAAAAATTTGGCTCTATGCTGCTAGCTTAGGATTGTTTCCAACCGTGTTAGCCTTTATTTTTTATACGAAAGGCCTTGGGCAAGTTGAAGCAGGCAAAGCTTCTATCGTAGCCACGTTAGAACCTGTTGTCGCTGCTTTTATCGGGATGTTATTTTATGCTGAAGTTTTACAAGTCTGGCAATACATAGGCGTAATTCTCGTCATTATCTCTGTCATTGCGGTTCAAAATATCTCGATTACGAAATTTAATAAGAAGTCAAAGATGGATCAATCGGTGTAA
- a CDS encoding B12-binding domain-containing radical SAM protein has protein sequence MKVVVTTLNAKYIHTCLALRCLKAYAEPEYPIEMIEFTIKDPIMNIVTDLYKKNPDVIGFSCYIWNIEETIKVVEMIKKVMPNVKIVLGGPEVSYDTAYWLDQIPEADFIVVGEGEEAFKLLLDELSRDKKYHMVFGLAYRKDGKGIVNPPSSKLNLNAIPSPYRFQEDLPALSKRVTYFETSRGCPFSCQFCLSSIEVGVRYFDIERVKSDLLFLIKSGAKLIKFVDRTFNIKRDYALEIFQFLIDHHEGCVFQFEITADIMRPEVLEFLNENAPAGVFRFEIGVQSTNDATNELVKRKQNFEKLSRTVTLVKEGGKIDQHLDLIAGLPEENYESFKNTFNDVFALRPEELQLGFLKMLRGTGLRLRANDHDYVYMEHAPYEILGNNVLAFQDIVRIKRVEDVLEKYWNDHRMDETIEYLVTKEFASPFDFFQQFGDYWDQQGWAKIGHQLEDLFRRLYQFLQERETNNLEIIKGLMIYDYFIRHKHKPRTTWWNFSLTKDEQSHYLKSVAASPKLISDSFSELDLSEKNLHKHTMIEVISFDLDHYLQTNEIVCKEQLIVAYFNPKDQETTHYTCSLTKLQQGAFS, from the coding sequence ATGAAAGTCGTTGTAACTACATTAAATGCGAAGTATATTCATACTTGCTTAGCGCTTCGCTGTTTGAAAGCTTATGCTGAACCTGAATACCCTATAGAAATGATCGAGTTTACAATAAAAGATCCGATCATGAATATCGTGACTGACCTTTACAAAAAAAATCCTGATGTTATCGGATTTAGTTGTTACATTTGGAATATTGAAGAAACGATCAAAGTCGTTGAAATGATAAAAAAAGTAATGCCAAACGTGAAAATTGTCCTTGGTGGACCAGAAGTTTCTTATGATACTGCTTACTGGCTTGACCAAATTCCTGAAGCAGACTTTATCGTTGTCGGTGAGGGAGAAGAAGCATTTAAACTGTTATTGGATGAATTGAGCCGTGATAAAAAATATCATATGGTGTTTGGACTGGCATATCGAAAAGACGGAAAAGGAATTGTTAATCCACCAAGTTCAAAACTAAATTTAAATGCTATTCCATCTCCTTACCGCTTTCAGGAAGATTTACCCGCTCTATCAAAGCGTGTCACTTACTTTGAAACGAGTCGAGGCTGTCCGTTTAGCTGTCAATTTTGTTTATCTTCCATTGAAGTCGGAGTCAGGTACTTTGATATTGAACGAGTCAAATCAGATTTACTTTTCTTAATTAAAAGTGGAGCAAAACTCATAAAATTTGTCGATCGAACGTTTAATATTAAACGCGATTATGCTCTTGAAATTTTTCAATTTCTTATTGATCACCACGAAGGCTGTGTTTTTCAATTTGAAATAACAGCTGATATTATGCGTCCAGAAGTTCTGGAGTTTTTAAATGAAAATGCTCCTGCTGGCGTCTTCCGATTTGAAATTGGGGTTCAATCCACAAATGATGCAACAAATGAGCTCGTGAAGCGAAAGCAAAATTTTGAAAAGCTATCTCGAACGGTAACACTCGTTAAAGAAGGTGGCAAAATCGATCAACATCTTGATTTAATTGCTGGCTTACCCGAAGAAAATTATGAGTCGTTTAAAAATACTTTTAATGATGTATTTGCTCTTCGTCCTGAAGAACTACAACTCGGTTTCTTAAAAATGTTAAGAGGAACTGGACTTCGTCTTCGCGCAAACGATCATGACTATGTCTATATGGAGCACGCCCCATATGAAATTTTAGGCAATAATGTGCTCGCTTTTCAAGACATCGTTCGGATTAAACGGGTAGAAGATGTGTTAGAAAAATATTGGAACGATCATCGAATGGATGAAACGATCGAATATTTAGTAACGAAAGAGTTTGCATCGCCATTTGATTTTTTTCAACAATTTGGAGATTATTGGGATCAACAAGGCTGGGCAAAGATTGGTCACCAACTTGAAGATTTATTTCGACGCTTATATCAGTTTTTACAAGAAAGAGAGACGAATAATCTTGAAATCATTAAAGGATTAATGATCTATGACTATTTCATTCGTCACAAACATAAGCCACGAACAACATGGTGGAATTTCTCGTTAACAAAAGACGAACAATCTCACTACTTGAAATCAGTTGCTGCATCACCAAAGTTGATTTCCGACTCTTTTAGTGAATTAGACCTTTCAGAAAAAAATCTTCATAAACATACAATGATTGAAGTCATATCCTTTGATCTTGATCATTATTTACAAACTAATGAAATAGTTTGTAAAGAGCAATTAATCGTCGCTTATTTCAATCCAAAAGATCAGGAAACAACACATTATACTTGCTCTCTAACCAAACTCCAACAAGGCGCCTTTTCATAA
- a CDS encoding AbrB family transcriptional regulator, which yields MKRWVITSLLALLGGLFGYLTSFPLDPLLGALIMIAIFQMKTNKLPSLPQKAKQIIQMLLGGSIGLTFSQETFSVLSSIWLSALLLPLLQIIGSLLLAFFLIKWLKFDTLTAVCSSAPAGMTEMIVLAEKYPVSVPTVVTLHLFRLMLIVSVMPFLIYYLFIR from the coding sequence ATGAAACGCTGGGTCATCACTAGTTTACTAGCTTTACTTGGTGGACTGTTTGGATATCTAACGTCGTTTCCTTTAGACCCTCTCTTAGGTGCACTAATAATGATTGCTATCTTTCAAATGAAGACCAATAAACTTCCTTCATTGCCCCAAAAAGCAAAACAAATTATCCAAATGCTCTTAGGAGGAAGCATCGGACTTACTTTTAGTCAGGAAACATTTTCTGTATTATCATCCATCTGGCTTTCCGCACTTTTATTACCATTATTACAAATTATTGGTTCGTTGCTGTTAGCGTTTTTTCTAATAAAATGGCTTAAATTTGATACATTAACGGCAGTATGTAGCTCAGCACCTGCAGGGATGACAGAAATGATCGTCCTTGCTGAAAAATATCCTGTTTCCGTTCCAACGGTAGTTACACTACATTTATTCCGTCTTATGCTCATTGTAAGTGTGATGCCCTTTCTCATTTATTATTTATTCATTCGTTAA
- a CDS encoding AbrB family transcriptional regulator, with protein sequence MDVLQFILFITLSIIGGTIGQKLKIPVGTIVGAMFAVGLAKTFQLLTLETTVLMSFLLQVTLGLMVGLTFLKLSVTQLRQLATSLVAVTFSIFFITLGSGVLISTFSSFELSDAILSAAPGGMIEMATIAKTLSLHAPVVIMLHLIRVLSVMTIFPILLDYLHRKELQKGGSHYETLGHH encoded by the coding sequence ATGGATGTCTTACAATTTATACTGTTTATTACACTTTCAATTATAGGAGGGACGATTGGACAAAAATTAAAAATTCCTGTCGGGACCATCGTTGGAGCAATGTTTGCGGTTGGACTTGCCAAAACATTTCAACTACTAACGTTAGAAACGACCGTGCTTATGTCATTTCTTCTACAAGTGACATTAGGGTTAATGGTCGGTTTAACGTTTTTGAAGTTATCCGTGACACAACTCCGCCAATTAGCCACGAGTCTCGTTGCAGTTACATTTAGCATTTTTTTCATCACGCTGGGCAGTGGAGTGCTTATTTCAACATTCTCTTCTTTTGAGCTTAGTGATGCTATTTTATCCGCTGCCCCTGGTGGAATGATAGAAATGGCGACGATTGCTAAAACACTTTCCCTTCATGCTCCTGTCGTCATTATGCTTCATCTAATTCGGGTTCTTAGTGTTATGACGATCTTTCCAATTTTACTTGATTATTTACATCGGAAAGAGCTACAAAAGGGAGGCTCTCATTATGAAACGCTGGGTCATCACTAG
- a CDS encoding ABC transporter substrate-binding protein has protein sequence MKKWMKLVGTAAVGLMALTACGQDSSAPAEPEENQGGEEAPAEEEVTFKIGATQIVEHPSLDAAYEGFKKAIEDAGLSVTYDFQSAQGDQNNVHTIANNFVANNVDLIFTNSTVSTLGALNATDEIPIVFASVSDPVAAGLVTSLDEPGENITGVIDLHPEFTKKTVEFIEENFEGATVGIIIDSGEQNSISQLEAVKAAMEGTSLTLVERSVDSSAVVAEAARSLADRVDVFLMTTDNTVVQGLGALVGIANDYDIPLVVGDPDSLDGGGFVTYGVDFFSIGYRAGEMAVQILTGEKIPSDIHIEIPPELSLLINKKAAEEQGVEWNDEWDAIAEIIE, from the coding sequence ATGAAGAAATGGATGAAATTAGTAGGGACTGCAGCTGTAGGTCTAATGGCGCTTACTGCATGTGGTCAGGATAGTAGTGCACCAGCAGAACCAGAAGAAAATCAAGGTGGAGAAGAAGCACCTGCAGAGGAAGAAGTTACTTTTAAAATTGGTGCAACCCAAATTGTGGAACATCCTTCACTTGATGCGGCTTATGAAGGGTTTAAAAAAGCAATCGAAGATGCTGGACTTTCGGTTACATATGATTTCCAAAGTGCACAAGGTGATCAAAACAATGTTCATACGATTGCGAATAACTTTGTCGCTAATAATGTAGACTTAATTTTCACGAATTCTACTGTCAGTACGCTAGGTGCATTAAATGCAACTGATGAAATTCCAATTGTCTTTGCTTCAGTTTCAGATCCAGTAGCAGCAGGACTTGTTACTTCATTAGATGAACCAGGCGAAAATATCACAGGTGTTATTGACTTACATCCTGAATTTACAAAGAAAACAGTAGAATTTATTGAAGAAAATTTTGAAGGTGCTACCGTTGGAATTATCATTGATTCTGGCGAGCAAAACTCAATTTCTCAATTGGAAGCAGTTAAAGCAGCGATGGAAGGAACTAGTCTTACACTCGTTGAAAGAAGTGTTGACTCATCAGCAGTTGTAGCTGAAGCGGCGCGTTCGTTAGCAGATCGAGTCGACGTTTTCCTAATGACAACGGATAATACAGTTGTGCAAGGACTAGGAGCTTTAGTCGGAATTGCAAACGACTACGATATTCCATTAGTAGTGGGAGACCCTGACTCACTAGATGGTGGTGGGTTTGTAACGTATGGAGTTGATTTCTTCTCTATTGGTTACCGTGCAGGTGAAATGGCTGTACAGATTTTAACAGGTGAAAAAATACCTTCAGACATTCATATTGAAATTCCACCAGAGCTTTCTTTATTAATCAACAAAAAAGCAGCTGAAGAACAGGGCGTAGAGTGGAACGATGAGTGGGATGCAATTGCTGAAATAATCGAATAA
- a CDS encoding ABC transporter permease, with the protein MFISIFGSIESGIIYALMALGVYLTFRILDFPDLTVDGSFVTGAAVAAMMIINGYSPIIATIVAVLAGFIAGCVTGILHTKGKINPLLSGILMMIALYSINLRIMGRPNLPLLNETTLVNQLTGFWQSLGFDQFFNSILTLLGVPQLPRTWAVVFFALIITLVIKILLDQFLKTEVGLALRATGDNKRMIRSFSANTDYLIILGLGISNGLVALSGSLIAQYGGFADVGMGIGMIIIGLASVIIGEALFGTKTIARTTLAVIGGAIIYRIVLTLALRVEFLETGDMKLITAVIVVAALVTPKILAARKEKRRRLKKRAQLSQLGGDGNVAS; encoded by the coding sequence ATGTTTATCTCGATATTTGGCTCAATTGAATCTGGAATCATTTATGCACTCATGGCACTAGGGGTCTACCTCACCTTTCGGATTCTTGATTTCCCAGACTTAACTGTGGATGGGAGCTTTGTGACAGGAGCAGCAGTTGCTGCGATGATGATTATTAATGGGTATTCTCCTATCATTGCTACTATTGTGGCTGTCCTGGCCGGATTTATTGCTGGTTGTGTCACAGGGATTCTCCATACAAAAGGAAAAATTAATCCGTTATTGTCTGGTATATTAATGATGATTGCACTTTATTCTATTAATTTACGTATTATGGGACGACCTAATCTACCATTATTAAATGAGACGACATTAGTCAACCAACTCACGGGCTTTTGGCAAAGCCTAGGGTTTGATCAATTTTTTAATAGTATTTTAACGCTTTTAGGAGTGCCACAACTTCCACGTACGTGGGCTGTTGTCTTTTTTGCTTTAATTATTACATTAGTGATTAAGATTTTACTTGACCAATTTTTGAAAACAGAAGTTGGTTTGGCACTTAGAGCAACAGGGGATAACAAGCGCATGATTCGTAGTTTTTCTGCGAATACTGACTATTTAATTATACTAGGTTTAGGGATTTCAAATGGACTTGTTGCTTTATCTGGTTCACTCATTGCCCAATACGGCGGGTTTGCTGATGTTGGTATGGGTATAGGGATGATTATTATAGGCCTTGCCTCTGTTATTATTGGTGAAGCACTCTTTGGAACTAAAACGATCGCACGTACAACATTAGCGGTAATTGGTGGTGCGATTATTTACCGAATTGTTCTGACCTTAGCACTACGTGTTGAGTTCTTAGAAACAGGAGATATGAAGTTGATAACAGCGGTGATCGTCGTTGCAGCACTTGTAACTCCGAAAATATTAGCGGCCCGGAAAGAAAAACGACGACGATTAAAGAAACGGGCACAGCTTTCACAACTTGGGGGGGATGGAAATGTTGCATCTTAA
- a CDS encoding ABC transporter ATP-binding protein, whose protein sequence is MLHLNNISITFNEGTLDEKKALQHINLALESGDFITVIGSNGAGKSTLMNTISGTLSPDVGDVIIDGNHVTHLPEYKRSTFIGRVFQDPMAGTAPTMTIEENLAMAYSRNKKRTLRFGVTKKRREMFREYLATLNLGLEDRLTAKVGLLSGGERQALSLLMATFTEPKILLLDEHTAALDPSRAELITRLTGEIVRNFNLTTLMVTHNMQQALDLGNRLIMMDKGQIIFDVKGKEKQNLTIEKLLSEFQRIRGEQMASDKAVLG, encoded by the coding sequence ATGTTGCATCTTAATAACATTAGCATTACCTTTAATGAAGGTACACTAGATGAGAAAAAAGCGTTACAACATATTAATCTAGCACTAGAATCTGGAGATTTTATTACGGTTATTGGAAGTAATGGTGCAGGGAAATCAACGTTAATGAACACCATTTCTGGAACACTATCTCCAGATGTCGGAGATGTTATTATTGATGGAAATCACGTGACCCATTTACCAGAATATAAACGATCTACTTTCATTGGTCGTGTGTTCCAAGATCCGATGGCTGGAACAGCACCGACGATGACGATTGAAGAAAATTTAGCAATGGCGTATTCACGAAATAAAAAACGAACGCTTCGTTTTGGCGTAACGAAAAAACGTCGTGAAATGTTTCGTGAATATTTAGCAACGCTAAATTTAGGTTTAGAAGACCGACTCACAGCAAAAGTAGGCTTATTATCAGGTGGAGAAAGACAAGCGTTATCGTTATTGATGGCGACTTTTACAGAACCGAAAATTCTCTTATTAGATGAACATACCGCTGCGCTTGACCCTTCAAGAGCAGAGCTCATTACACGCCTGACAGGTGAAATTGTTCGTAACTTCAATTTAACAACATTAATGGTTACACATAATATGCAGCAAGCGCTAGACTTAGGAAATCGTTTAATCATGATGGATAAAGGGCAGATCATCTTTGATGTAAAAGGTAAGGAAAAGCAGAATTTAACGATAGAAAAACTATTAAGTGAGTTTCAACGCATTCGTGGAGAACAGATGGCTAGTGATAAAGCAGTACTTGGGTAA